In Ailuropoda melanoleuca isolate Jingjing chromosome 4, ASM200744v2, whole genome shotgun sequence, the following proteins share a genomic window:
- the DQX1 gene encoding ATP-dependent RNA helicase DQX1 isoform X2 yields MASQRLGLAEEPGPSPGESELAVNPFDGLPFSSRYYKLLEQRRALPIWAARFIFLEQLESSPSGVVLVSGEPGSGKSTQIPQWCAEFALARGFQEGRVTVTQPHPLAALSLAMRVADEMDLTLGHEVGYSIPQEDCTGPDTLLRFCWDRLLLQEVASTRGSGAWGVLVLDEAQERSVSSDLLQGLLRNARLGNLPGDSRVVVVTDPALEPKLQAFWGNPPIVHVPRGPGVCPTPVYRDTVPTDRVEAACQAVLELCTKEAPGDVLVYLPSEEEILLCCESLSREVEPLALRGPPPRVLPLHPGHGPAVQAAYEDVDLGARRVVVTHWLADFSFSLPSIRHVIDSGLELRSSFLELEAPPLPTPRICEENLSPLVLLLKRRQIAEPGECHFLDRPAPEALMQALEDLDYLAALDDDGNLSDLGVILSEIPLPPELAKALLASCEFDCVDEMLTLAAMLTAAPGFTHPPLSAEEAALRRALEHTDGDHSSLIQVYEAFIQSGADKAWCQARGLNWAALCQAQKLRGELLELMQQIELPLSQPAFGSEQNRRNLQKALVSGYFLKVARDTDGTGNYLLLTHKHVAQLSPYCCYRNRRSPARPPWVLYHSFSISKDNCLSIVSEIQPQMLVELAPPYFLSNLPPSESRDLLNQLREEMADSSIESVSPSTQEFGDACVLQ; encoded by the exons ATGGCCTCTCAGCGTCTTGGGCTGGCAGAAGAGCCTGGCCCAAGCCCCGGGGAATCTGAATTGGCTGTGAACCCCTTTGACGGGCTCCCCTTCTCTTCCCGCTACTACAAGCTGCTTGAGCAGCGCCGAGCCTTACCCATCTGGGCTGCTCGCTTTATCTTCTTGGAGCAGTTGGAGAGTAGCCCCAGTGGAGTGGTGCTGGTGTCTGGAGAGCCTGGCTCTGGCAAGAGCACCCAG ATCCCTCAGTGGTGTGCAGAGTTTGCACTGGCCAGGGGGTTCCAGGAAGGCCGAGTAACTGTCACTCAGCCCCACCCTCTGGCAGCCCTGAGCCTGGCCATGCGGGTTGCCGATGAGATGGACCTAACCCTGGGTCATGAGGTTGGATACAGCATTCCCCAGGAGGACTGCACTGGGCCAGACACCCTGCTCAG GTTTTGCTGGGACAGGCTGCTTCTACAGGAGGTGGCCTCAACCCGGGGCTCGGGAGCCTGGGGCGTGCTGGTGCTGGATGAGGCTCAGGAGCGGTCAGTGTCCTCGGATTTGCTCCAGGGGCTACTGCGAAATGCCAGGCTGGGAAACCTTCCAGGGGACTCGAGAGTGGTTGTGGTTACTGACCCTGCCCTTGAACCTAAGCTCCAAGCCTTCTGGGGCAATCCTCCTATTGTGCATGTACCCAGAGGGCCTGGCGTGTGTCCCACACCTGTATACAGGGACACTGTCCCTACCGATCGAGTGGAAGCTGCCTGCCAAGCTGTGCTTGAATTGTGTACGAAGGAGGCTCCAGGAGACGTGCTAGTGTACCTGCCCAGTGAGGAG GAAATTTTGCTGTGCTGTGAATCCTTGTCCAGGGAGGTGGAGCCCTTGGCTCTCAGAGGACCTCCACCACGGGTGCTGCCCCTTCACCCAGGACATGGCCCAGCTGTTCAGGCTGCGTACGAGGACGTAGACTTGGGTGCCCGAAGGGTCGTGGTCACTCACTGGCTGGCTGACTTCTCCTTCTCGCTCCCTTCCATCCGACATGTCATTGACTCAGGACTGGAGCTTCGAagt TCCTTCCTAGAACTAGAGGCTCCCCCGCTGCCCACACCCAGGATATGTGAGGAGAATCTGAGCCCCCTGGTGTTACTTCTAAAGAGGAGACAGATTGCAGAGCCAGGGGAGTGTCACTTCCTGGACCGGCCCG CTCCAGAAGCACTGATGCAGGCCCTGGAAGACTTAGACTACCTGGCAGCCCTGGATGATGATGGGAACCTGTCAGACCTGGGAGTCATCCTATCAGAGATCCCCCTGCCCCCTGAGCTGGCCAaagccctgctggcctcctgcGAGTTTGACTGTGTGGATGAGATGCTCACCCTCGCCGCCATGCTCACTG ctgctcctgggTTCACCCATCCTCCACTCTCTGCAGAAGAAGCTGCCTTGCGTCGGGCACTGGAACATACGGATGGTGATCACAGTTCTCTGATCCAGGTGTATGAAGCCTTTATACAGA GTGGAGCAGACAAGGCTTGGTGCCAGGCTCGGGGGCTAAACTGGGCAGCATTGTGCCAAGCCCAGAAACTTCGAGGTGAACTCCTAGAACTCATGCAACAAATTGAACTTCCCTTGTCCCAGCCAGCCTTTGGCTCTGAGCAGAACCGCAGAAACCTTCAGAAAGCGCTGGTGTCAGGATACTTCCTTAAG GTGGCTCGAGACACAGATGGGACTGGAAATTACCTGCTCCTGACACATAAGCATGTGGCCCAGCTCTCCCCATACTGCTGCTACAGAAACCGCAGGTCACCAGCCAGACCCCCGTGGGTGCTTTACCACAGTTTCTCCATTTCCAAAGACAACTGCCTTTCCATTGTTTCTGAGATTCAGCCACAGAT
- the DQX1 gene encoding ATP-dependent RNA helicase DQX1 isoform X1 → MASQRLGLAEEPGPSPGESELAVNPFDGLPFSSRYYKLLEQRRALPIWAARFIFLEQLESSPSGVVLVSGEPGSGKSTQIPQWCAEFALARGFQEGRVTVTQPHPLAALSLAMRVADEMDLTLGHEVGYSIPQEDCTGPDTLLRFCWDRLLLQEVASTRGSGAWGVLVLDEAQERSVSSDLLQGLLRNARLGNLPGDSRVVVVTDPALEPKLQAFWGNPPIVHVPRGPGVCPTPVYRDTVPTDRVEAACQAVLELCTKEAPGDVLVYLPSEEEILLCCESLSREVEPLALRGPPPRVLPLHPGHGPAVQAAYEDVDLGARRVVVTHWLADFSFSLPSIRHVIDSGLELRSVYSPQIRAESQVLRPISKCQAEARKLRARGVPPGSCLCLYPKSFLELEAPPLPTPRICEENLSPLVLLLKRRQIAEPGECHFLDRPAPEALMQALEDLDYLAALDDDGNLSDLGVILSEIPLPPELAKALLASCEFDCVDEMLTLAAMLTAAPGFTHPPLSAEEAALRRALEHTDGDHSSLIQVYEAFIQSGADKAWCQARGLNWAALCQAQKLRGELLELMQQIELPLSQPAFGSEQNRRNLQKALVSGYFLKVARDTDGTGNYLLLTHKHVAQLSPYCCYRNRRSPARPPWVLYHSFSISKDNCLSIVSEIQPQMLVELAPPYFLSNLPPSESRDLLNQLREEMADSSIESVSPSTQEFGDACVLQ, encoded by the exons ATGGCCTCTCAGCGTCTTGGGCTGGCAGAAGAGCCTGGCCCAAGCCCCGGGGAATCTGAATTGGCTGTGAACCCCTTTGACGGGCTCCCCTTCTCTTCCCGCTACTACAAGCTGCTTGAGCAGCGCCGAGCCTTACCCATCTGGGCTGCTCGCTTTATCTTCTTGGAGCAGTTGGAGAGTAGCCCCAGTGGAGTGGTGCTGGTGTCTGGAGAGCCTGGCTCTGGCAAGAGCACCCAG ATCCCTCAGTGGTGTGCAGAGTTTGCACTGGCCAGGGGGTTCCAGGAAGGCCGAGTAACTGTCACTCAGCCCCACCCTCTGGCAGCCCTGAGCCTGGCCATGCGGGTTGCCGATGAGATGGACCTAACCCTGGGTCATGAGGTTGGATACAGCATTCCCCAGGAGGACTGCACTGGGCCAGACACCCTGCTCAG GTTTTGCTGGGACAGGCTGCTTCTACAGGAGGTGGCCTCAACCCGGGGCTCGGGAGCCTGGGGCGTGCTGGTGCTGGATGAGGCTCAGGAGCGGTCAGTGTCCTCGGATTTGCTCCAGGGGCTACTGCGAAATGCCAGGCTGGGAAACCTTCCAGGGGACTCGAGAGTGGTTGTGGTTACTGACCCTGCCCTTGAACCTAAGCTCCAAGCCTTCTGGGGCAATCCTCCTATTGTGCATGTACCCAGAGGGCCTGGCGTGTGTCCCACACCTGTATACAGGGACACTGTCCCTACCGATCGAGTGGAAGCTGCCTGCCAAGCTGTGCTTGAATTGTGTACGAAGGAGGCTCCAGGAGACGTGCTAGTGTACCTGCCCAGTGAGGAG GAAATTTTGCTGTGCTGTGAATCCTTGTCCAGGGAGGTGGAGCCCTTGGCTCTCAGAGGACCTCCACCACGGGTGCTGCCCCTTCACCCAGGACATGGCCCAGCTGTTCAGGCTGCGTACGAGGACGTAGACTTGGGTGCCCGAAGGGTCGTGGTCACTCACTGGCTGGCTGACTTCTCCTTCTCGCTCCCTTCCATCCGACATGTCATTGACTCAGGACTGGAGCTTCGAagt GTGTACAGTCCTCAGATCCGAGCAGAATCCCAAGTGCTGAGACCAATCAGCAAGTGTCAGGCAGAGGCAAGAAAACTCCGGGCAAGAGGGGTCCCACCAG GGTCCTGCCTCTGCCTGTATCCTAAGTCCTTCCTAGAACTAGAGGCTCCCCCGCTGCCCACACCCAGGATATGTGAGGAGAATCTGAGCCCCCTGGTGTTACTTCTAAAGAGGAGACAGATTGCAGAGCCAGGGGAGTGTCACTTCCTGGACCGGCCCG CTCCAGAAGCACTGATGCAGGCCCTGGAAGACTTAGACTACCTGGCAGCCCTGGATGATGATGGGAACCTGTCAGACCTGGGAGTCATCCTATCAGAGATCCCCCTGCCCCCTGAGCTGGCCAaagccctgctggcctcctgcGAGTTTGACTGTGTGGATGAGATGCTCACCCTCGCCGCCATGCTCACTG ctgctcctgggTTCACCCATCCTCCACTCTCTGCAGAAGAAGCTGCCTTGCGTCGGGCACTGGAACATACGGATGGTGATCACAGTTCTCTGATCCAGGTGTATGAAGCCTTTATACAGA GTGGAGCAGACAAGGCTTGGTGCCAGGCTCGGGGGCTAAACTGGGCAGCATTGTGCCAAGCCCAGAAACTTCGAGGTGAACTCCTAGAACTCATGCAACAAATTGAACTTCCCTTGTCCCAGCCAGCCTTTGGCTCTGAGCAGAACCGCAGAAACCTTCAGAAAGCGCTGGTGTCAGGATACTTCCTTAAG GTGGCTCGAGACACAGATGGGACTGGAAATTACCTGCTCCTGACACATAAGCATGTGGCCCAGCTCTCCCCATACTGCTGCTACAGAAACCGCAGGTCACCAGCCAGACCCCCGTGGGTGCTTTACCACAGTTTCTCCATTTCCAAAGACAACTGCCTTTCCATTGTTTCTGAGATTCAGCCACAGAT
- the DQX1 gene encoding ATP-dependent RNA helicase DQX1 isoform X4 translates to MASQRLGLAEEPGPSPGESELAVNPFDGLPFSSRYYKLLEQRRALPIWAARFIFLEQLESSPSGVVLVSGEPGSGKSTQIPQWCAEFALARGFQEGRVTVTQPHPLAALSLAMRVADEMDLTLGHEVGYSIPQEDCTGPDTLLRFCWDRLLLQEVASTRGSGAWGVLVLDEAQERSVSSDLLQGLLRNARLGNLPGDSRVVVVTDPALEPKLQAFWGNPPIVHVPRGPGVCPTPVYRDTVPTDRVEAACQAVLELCTKEAPGDVLVYLPSEEEILLCCESLSREVEPLALRGPPPRVLPLHPGHGPAVQAAYEDVDLGARRVVVTHWLADFSFSLPSIRHVIDSGLELRSVYSPQIRAESQVLRPISKCQAEARKLRARGVPPGSCLCLYPKSFLELEAPPLPTPRICEENLSPLVLLLKRRQIAEPGECHFLDRPAPEALMQALEDLDYLAALDDDGNLSDLGVILSEIPLPPELAKALLASCEFDCVDEMLTLAAMLTAAPGFTHPPLSAEEAALRRALEHTDGDHSSLIQVYEAFIQSGADKAWCQARGLNWAALCQAQKLRGGSRHRWDWKLPAPDT, encoded by the exons ATGGCCTCTCAGCGTCTTGGGCTGGCAGAAGAGCCTGGCCCAAGCCCCGGGGAATCTGAATTGGCTGTGAACCCCTTTGACGGGCTCCCCTTCTCTTCCCGCTACTACAAGCTGCTTGAGCAGCGCCGAGCCTTACCCATCTGGGCTGCTCGCTTTATCTTCTTGGAGCAGTTGGAGAGTAGCCCCAGTGGAGTGGTGCTGGTGTCTGGAGAGCCTGGCTCTGGCAAGAGCACCCAG ATCCCTCAGTGGTGTGCAGAGTTTGCACTGGCCAGGGGGTTCCAGGAAGGCCGAGTAACTGTCACTCAGCCCCACCCTCTGGCAGCCCTGAGCCTGGCCATGCGGGTTGCCGATGAGATGGACCTAACCCTGGGTCATGAGGTTGGATACAGCATTCCCCAGGAGGACTGCACTGGGCCAGACACCCTGCTCAG GTTTTGCTGGGACAGGCTGCTTCTACAGGAGGTGGCCTCAACCCGGGGCTCGGGAGCCTGGGGCGTGCTGGTGCTGGATGAGGCTCAGGAGCGGTCAGTGTCCTCGGATTTGCTCCAGGGGCTACTGCGAAATGCCAGGCTGGGAAACCTTCCAGGGGACTCGAGAGTGGTTGTGGTTACTGACCCTGCCCTTGAACCTAAGCTCCAAGCCTTCTGGGGCAATCCTCCTATTGTGCATGTACCCAGAGGGCCTGGCGTGTGTCCCACACCTGTATACAGGGACACTGTCCCTACCGATCGAGTGGAAGCTGCCTGCCAAGCTGTGCTTGAATTGTGTACGAAGGAGGCTCCAGGAGACGTGCTAGTGTACCTGCCCAGTGAGGAG GAAATTTTGCTGTGCTGTGAATCCTTGTCCAGGGAGGTGGAGCCCTTGGCTCTCAGAGGACCTCCACCACGGGTGCTGCCCCTTCACCCAGGACATGGCCCAGCTGTTCAGGCTGCGTACGAGGACGTAGACTTGGGTGCCCGAAGGGTCGTGGTCACTCACTGGCTGGCTGACTTCTCCTTCTCGCTCCCTTCCATCCGACATGTCATTGACTCAGGACTGGAGCTTCGAagt GTGTACAGTCCTCAGATCCGAGCAGAATCCCAAGTGCTGAGACCAATCAGCAAGTGTCAGGCAGAGGCAAGAAAACTCCGGGCAAGAGGGGTCCCACCAG GGTCCTGCCTCTGCCTGTATCCTAAGTCCTTCCTAGAACTAGAGGCTCCCCCGCTGCCCACACCCAGGATATGTGAGGAGAATCTGAGCCCCCTGGTGTTACTTCTAAAGAGGAGACAGATTGCAGAGCCAGGGGAGTGTCACTTCCTGGACCGGCCCG CTCCAGAAGCACTGATGCAGGCCCTGGAAGACTTAGACTACCTGGCAGCCCTGGATGATGATGGGAACCTGTCAGACCTGGGAGTCATCCTATCAGAGATCCCCCTGCCCCCTGAGCTGGCCAaagccctgctggcctcctgcGAGTTTGACTGTGTGGATGAGATGCTCACCCTCGCCGCCATGCTCACTG ctgctcctgggTTCACCCATCCTCCACTCTCTGCAGAAGAAGCTGCCTTGCGTCGGGCACTGGAACATACGGATGGTGATCACAGTTCTCTGATCCAGGTGTATGAAGCCTTTATACAGA GTGGAGCAGACAAGGCTTGGTGCCAGGCTCGGGGGCTAAACTGGGCAGCATTGTGCCAAGCCCAGAAACTTCGAG GTGGCTCGAGACACAGATGGGACTGGAAATTACCTGCTCCTGACACATAA
- the DQX1 gene encoding ATP-dependent RNA helicase DQX1 isoform X3, with protein MASQRLGLAEEPGPSPGESELAVNPFDGLPFSSRYYKLLEQRRALPIWAARFIFLEQLESSPSGVVLVSGEPGSGKSTQIPQWCAEFALARGFQEGRVTVTQPHPLAALSLAMRVADEMDLTLGHEVGYSIPQEDCTGPDTLLRFCWDRLLLQEVASTRGSGAWGVLVLDEAQERSVSSDLLQGLLRNARLGNLPGDSRVVVVTDPALEPKLQAFWGNPPIVHVPRGPGVCPTPVYRDTVPTDRVEAACQAVLELCTKEAPGDVLVYLPSEEEILLCCESLSREVEPLALRGPPPRVLPLHPGHGPAVQAAYEDVDLGARRVVVTHWLADFSFSLPSIRHVIDSGLELRSVYSPQIRAESQVLRPISKCQAEARKLRARGVPPGSCLCLYPKSFLELEAPPLPTPRICEENLSPLVLLLKRRQIAEPGECHFLDRPAPEALMQALEDLDYLAALDDDGNLSDLGVILSEIPLPPELAKALLASCEFDCVDEMLTLAAMLTAAPGFTHPPLSAEEAALRRALEHTDGDHSSLIQVYEAFIQSGADKAWCQARGLNWAALCQAQKLRGELLELMQQIELPLSQPAFGSEQNRRNLQKALVSGYFLKAGRVGSSLLPE; from the exons ATGGCCTCTCAGCGTCTTGGGCTGGCAGAAGAGCCTGGCCCAAGCCCCGGGGAATCTGAATTGGCTGTGAACCCCTTTGACGGGCTCCCCTTCTCTTCCCGCTACTACAAGCTGCTTGAGCAGCGCCGAGCCTTACCCATCTGGGCTGCTCGCTTTATCTTCTTGGAGCAGTTGGAGAGTAGCCCCAGTGGAGTGGTGCTGGTGTCTGGAGAGCCTGGCTCTGGCAAGAGCACCCAG ATCCCTCAGTGGTGTGCAGAGTTTGCACTGGCCAGGGGGTTCCAGGAAGGCCGAGTAACTGTCACTCAGCCCCACCCTCTGGCAGCCCTGAGCCTGGCCATGCGGGTTGCCGATGAGATGGACCTAACCCTGGGTCATGAGGTTGGATACAGCATTCCCCAGGAGGACTGCACTGGGCCAGACACCCTGCTCAG GTTTTGCTGGGACAGGCTGCTTCTACAGGAGGTGGCCTCAACCCGGGGCTCGGGAGCCTGGGGCGTGCTGGTGCTGGATGAGGCTCAGGAGCGGTCAGTGTCCTCGGATTTGCTCCAGGGGCTACTGCGAAATGCCAGGCTGGGAAACCTTCCAGGGGACTCGAGAGTGGTTGTGGTTACTGACCCTGCCCTTGAACCTAAGCTCCAAGCCTTCTGGGGCAATCCTCCTATTGTGCATGTACCCAGAGGGCCTGGCGTGTGTCCCACACCTGTATACAGGGACACTGTCCCTACCGATCGAGTGGAAGCTGCCTGCCAAGCTGTGCTTGAATTGTGTACGAAGGAGGCTCCAGGAGACGTGCTAGTGTACCTGCCCAGTGAGGAG GAAATTTTGCTGTGCTGTGAATCCTTGTCCAGGGAGGTGGAGCCCTTGGCTCTCAGAGGACCTCCACCACGGGTGCTGCCCCTTCACCCAGGACATGGCCCAGCTGTTCAGGCTGCGTACGAGGACGTAGACTTGGGTGCCCGAAGGGTCGTGGTCACTCACTGGCTGGCTGACTTCTCCTTCTCGCTCCCTTCCATCCGACATGTCATTGACTCAGGACTGGAGCTTCGAagt GTGTACAGTCCTCAGATCCGAGCAGAATCCCAAGTGCTGAGACCAATCAGCAAGTGTCAGGCAGAGGCAAGAAAACTCCGGGCAAGAGGGGTCCCACCAG GGTCCTGCCTCTGCCTGTATCCTAAGTCCTTCCTAGAACTAGAGGCTCCCCCGCTGCCCACACCCAGGATATGTGAGGAGAATCTGAGCCCCCTGGTGTTACTTCTAAAGAGGAGACAGATTGCAGAGCCAGGGGAGTGTCACTTCCTGGACCGGCCCG CTCCAGAAGCACTGATGCAGGCCCTGGAAGACTTAGACTACCTGGCAGCCCTGGATGATGATGGGAACCTGTCAGACCTGGGAGTCATCCTATCAGAGATCCCCCTGCCCCCTGAGCTGGCCAaagccctgctggcctcctgcGAGTTTGACTGTGTGGATGAGATGCTCACCCTCGCCGCCATGCTCACTG ctgctcctgggTTCACCCATCCTCCACTCTCTGCAGAAGAAGCTGCCTTGCGTCGGGCACTGGAACATACGGATGGTGATCACAGTTCTCTGATCCAGGTGTATGAAGCCTTTATACAGA GTGGAGCAGACAAGGCTTGGTGCCAGGCTCGGGGGCTAAACTGGGCAGCATTGTGCCAAGCCCAGAAACTTCGAGGTGAACTCCTAGAACTCATGCAACAAATTGAACTTCCCTTGTCCCAGCCAGCCTTTGGCTCTGAGCAGAACCGCAGAAACCTTCAGAAAGCGCTGGTGTCAGGATACTTCCTTAAG
- the AUP1 gene encoding LOW QUALITY PROTEIN: ancient ubiquitous protein 1 (The sequence of the model RefSeq protein was modified relative to this genomic sequence to represent the inferred CDS: deleted 2 bases in 1 codon): MPEDSAFPGAPAAARRWRRRPDIPKAAAMDPSPALGPERLFDSHRLPGDGFLLLALLLYAPVGFCLLVLRLFLGIHVFLVSCALPDSVLRRFVVRTMCAVLGLVARQEDSGLRDHRVRVLISNHVTPFDHNIVNLLTSCSTPLLNSPPSFVCWSRGFMEMDGRGEFVESLKRFCASTRLPPTPLLLFPEEEATNGREGLLRFSSWPFSIQDVVQPLTLQVQRPLVSVTVSDASWVSELLWSLFVPFTVYQVRWLPPVHRLLGEGNEEFALRVQQLVAKELGQTGTRLTPADKAEHMKRQRHPRLRPQSAQSSFPPSPGPSPDVQLATLAQRVKEVLPHVPLGVIQRDLARTGCVDLTITNLLEGAVAFMPEDITEGTQSLPTASAPKFPSSGPVTPQPTALTFAKSSWARQESLQERKQALYEYARRRFTERQAQEAD; encoded by the exons ATGCCCGAAGACTCCGCCTTCCCAGGAGCCCCTGCGGCG GCGCGAAGATGGCGGCGGCGGCCGGACATCCCTAAAGCAGCGGCGATGGATCCCTCCCCGGCGCTGGGGCCGGAGCGGCTCTTTGACTCGCACCG GCTCCCGGGTGACGGCTTCCTGCTCCTCGCGCTGCTGCTCTACGCTCCAGTCGGGTTCTGCCTCCTCGTCTTGCGCCTCTTTCTTGGGATTCACGTCTTCCTGGTCAGCTGCGCTCTGCCAGACAGTGTCCTTCGCAG GTTCGTGGTGCGGACCATGTGTGCGGTGCTGGGGCTCGTGGCCCGGCAGGAGGACTCCGGACTCCGGGATCACCGCGTCAGGGTCCTCATTTCCAATCACGTGACACCTTTCGACCACAACATAGTCAACTTGCTCACCAGCTGTAGCACC CCTCTACTCAATAGCCCCCCAAGTTTTGTGTGCTGGTCTCGGGGCTTCATGGAGATGGATGGGCGGGGGGAGTTCGTGGAGTCACTTAAGAGATTCTGTGCTTCCACGAGGcttccccccactcctctgctgCTATTCCCTGAGGAAGAGGCCACCAATGGCCGGGAGGGGCTCCTGCGCTTCAG TTCCTGGCCATTTTCTATTCAGGATGTGGTACAACCTCTTACACTGCAAGTCCAGAGACCCCTAGTCTCTGTG ACGGTGTCCGATGCCTCCTGGGTCTCAGAACTGCTGTGGTCACTTTTCGTCCCTTTCACAGTGTATCAAGTAAG gtGGCTCCCTCCTGTTCAtcgcctcctgggggaggggaatgaggagTTTGCCCTCCGTGTACAACAG CTGGTGGCCAAAGAATTAGGCCAGACAGGGACACGACTCACTCCAGCAGACAAAGCAGAGCACATGAAACGACAGAGACACCCCAGATTGCGTCCTCAGTCAG CCcagtcttctttccctccctcccctggcccttcTCCTGATGTGCAGCTGGCAACTCTGGCTCAGAGAGTCAAGGAGGTTTTACCCCATGTGCCACTGGGCGTCATCCAGAGAGACCTGG ccagAACTGGCTGTGTAGACTTGACCATCACTAATCTGCTTGAGGGAGCCGTAGCGTTCATGCCTGAAGATATCACTGAAGGGACCCAGTCCCTTCCCACAGCCTCCGCCCCCAAG TTCCCCAGCTCTGGCCCGGTGACCCCTCAGCCCACAGCCCTCACATTTGCCAAGTCCTCCTGGGCCCGGCAGGAGAGCCTACAGGAGCGCAAGCAGGCACTCTATGAATATGCGAGAAG GAGATTCACAGAGAGACAGGCCCAGGAGGCTGACTGA